The genomic segment aacctacggccgtcatttttggtcacctcgctcagagcccccctccgccttccgtgaCCGGAGGATTTTCCCcaccgatgaaaaatcagagatatattaatgttttttttttaatttgccattcgctctgctgcccccgctggcggcaggggggagggactataaaatccggaagtgtagtccctcattcagtctctgccagacccaggaaatgagcgggtcatggctctctgagctgtgaataacattgaacgcacgtctactccacggtgagtcccctcaatgcggctgtaaagtggctgctgaccaattgtttgcctcgccttttttaaaagtttgtgttcacaaattgaattttggttgtcaggtggctgctgcccaattgtttgcctcgccttttaaaaaaagtttgtgttcacaaaatgaattttggtcgtcaggtggctgctgcccaattgtttgcctcgcctttttaaaaagtttgtgttcacaaaatgaattttggtcgtcgggtggctgcagccaaattattTGCCTTGGCTTGGATTTTAAAATcgctgcaacagttggctgccagcccaataatccattcggcccacattgtctatactagccctctggaaaccagtaccttcggcccgcaatactAGCGCAactgaaagccccccccccccccccaccccgcactggcgagcaatattggaattggtggagaggtggaatattgcgttggtgaccagccctcccgtgtgatactgggacccaacgggtcccacttagtctagtgaattatataattaggcggggttataattactaggcattctaattggctaacatgctatagccaatctacatgGATCTTTTCAAATTCTTGCGAAATATTGGTAGCAAGGTCTGATATTAGCGGATTCATCAGAGATTATAGGCGCAACACTCATCTTATTATAGTACAGGTGCCTCCTTGTTGATCTTTGTGGGTAAAAGCAAACAGGAACTGGATGTCTTTAtgcaggggtatggagaaaaaggcTGAACATAGGTCAATTACTGGAAAGTTGTCGGTTTTTGCCGTTATAGATGTCAGAATAATATTGATGTCGGGTACTAAAGGAGCAAAAGGAATCACTATTTTAAATAGCTCTCAGGTCTTAGATAAAACACCATTCATTACGTCTTCCCACTTTCGGGATTGGCAGAATAGGAGTATTACAGGACTTTGCTTTTCACTAATACTCCTCATTGTAATAAAGATACAATGACCATAGctatcccttcttcagcctctggGGTCAGTCAATATTGTTTTAAACATGGCAAGGCGGCACCCTTTTTTAAAGTCACTTTATGTTCAAGGGCTGAATGCACTCATCCCACATGATTcttatgctttgcccatagttcAGAGGGTACTTGGACCAGAGCCATTGGTAACCTTGGCGGATCCTCAGTAGTCAGCTGTTGCTTTCCAAAAATAGTGTCCCATTCCTTTCTGACCCATGTGATCTTTCCTTCTGTATCATTGGCAACTTTAAAACATGAAACATGTCTGTCCttcaccattttataatttttcctATTTATTTCGCTGTTGCTGGAGGTCTAGTAGCTACAGTTAAGTGTGACTCAGAGGTGTCCCCCATCTCAAATCGATCCCTTTGGTTTTCAGAGAGGTGGACCATTATTCCTAATCCCGGGACGTCAAAGAACAAATAACGGGTCACTGTTAATGGTTCAAGTTTATTCAACCAGGGGGAGACTCGTTCCTGGTATCCGGGATTAGGGAGGCACGTATATAATTCAGGGGAATGCATTTGCTTATGTTCATGGCTGGTTTCaacaagatactgtaaatactggcctttttaaaaatgttttgtatGACTTCCTTTAACCTCCATTCTTGCGGGAGGACATCCAAGTTCATATTTCCTTTATCAAGTTTCCAATCCTTTTGCAATAGGTTAGGTGTGTCCAACGAGGATTATTTTCCGCCTTCACTGCTGTAGGTGTAGTCAGTAATACTTGCAAGGGCTCCTTCCACCGTTCTCCCAATTTCTTCCCATCACATGCGCATGCgtagtttaagattttttaaaaaagccgactgactgcctaccctgaataATCACTCGTGGCACGTGCCTAATATCCACATAGATCGCCAATGCATTTCCGAAAagcaaaggaaaagaaaataactgTGCAGCTCCACCCTCCCACAACTGCAACTTCTTAGAGACACTACCTTTTAAACCACATGAGACTCTACAAAGATTTATCACGTAAATGAGCagctcattcaatgacatcctatttcatctgaaTTATAGGATTCATGCAACATTCACCCAGAACCAGTTCCACAAACAAGTAACAGTCTTTAAACTCACTCACTCTACACCCTCTTTAATGTGACATTCACGCACAAATTTCCACACCTCACGCAATATGCTGAatctcagatattcacacacTTTAAAGCAATAACATTCTCACAGTAAAACACAGTTATACACACCTCAAGGAAATTATGCAAAACTCTTAAAACTTTGATACGCCGCAAAATGTTCATACTTAGTTCATAAATACAGCACATACTGAAGaactgtctcaacccaaaacatacttttacacatagaaacattgaaacatagaaaataggtgcaggaggaggccattcggcccttcgagccagcactgccattcatcgtaatcatggctgatcgtcccctatcaataacccgtgcctgccttctccccatatcccttctccactagccccgagagctctatctaactctctcttaaatccatccagtgacttggcctccactgccctcttttgcagggaattccataaattcacaactctctggttgaaaaagttttttctcacctcagtcttaaatgacctcccctttattctaagaccgtggccccttgttctggactctcccaacattgggaacatttttcctgcatctagcttgtccagtccttttataatgttatatgtttctataagatcacccctcatccttctaaactccagtgaatacaagcctagccttttcaatctttcctcatatgacagtcccgccatcccagggatcaatctcgtgaaccctcgctgcactgcctcaatcacaaggatagaaacaaggtgcaggagtaggccattcgacccttcgagccattcaatatgatcatggctgatcatccaactcagtatcccatacctgccttctctccataccccctgatccccttagccacaagggccacatctaattccctcttaattatagccaatgaactagcctcaactacctctgtggcagagaattccagagattcaccattctctgtgtgaaaaatgcttttctcatctcggccctaaaagacttcccccttatccttaaactgtggccccttgttctggacttccccaacatcgggaacaatcttccatcAACTagacagcatctagcctgtccaaccccttaagaattttgtaagttactataagatccccctcaatcttctaaattctagcgagtacaagctgagtccatccagtctttcttcatatgaaagtcctgacatcccaggaatcagtctggtgaaccttctctgtactccctctatggcaagaatgtctttcctcagattaggagaccaaaactgtacgcaatactccaggtatgttctcaccaaaaccctgtacaactgtagtagaacctccctgctcccatactcaaattcctttgtctttcctcaaattaggagattaaaactgtacacaatactctagatgtggtctcactagagcactatacaactgcagaagaacctctttactcctatactgaaatattcttgttaggaaggccaacattccattagctttcttcactgcctgctgtacctgtcagccaactttcagtgaccggtgtacaaggacgcccaggtctcgctgcaacacacacacacgcacgcacgcacatgcacacacacacacacacacacacacacacacacacacacacacacacacacacacacacacacacacacacacacacacacacacacacacacacacacacacacacacacacacacacctatacctacacatacacatacgaggtgTGAGCCAGAGGCCCGTCAAAGGCACAGCTCCCATGTTTCCAAACATCTTTTTATGTGGCAAAACGTTACACTATTAAACTTTACATTCCCTTTTTTGACAGAGCTGTTCTGCCTACTAGAATCTTTAGTTCTGtggggaccaatgtgcagaattTGTAATCTGCTGTGCGGGCAGTAATGTGAGCTAGGGCATTCCCCCGGGAGACTTTGTTGTGGCCACTTGTATGGGCATTGCACTTGATAATGGCCAGTTGGACTGTGAGGGCTAAGGCGTGCAGTAGCTGTTGCAGTAGCCAGCGCTGTTAAGTTGCAAAAGCCTTCTTCTTGTTGGAGTGAGAGAGAATTCCTGCGGTGCCTTGGCAGAGACACCAGCAACAGTAGTTTAATGTAtctttcattccatagatgctgcctcacccgctgagtttctccagcatttttgtctaccttccttattTACTGAGGTAAATCTTGACATAAACTACATGTctgggggtaaaactggggtaaataatgttataaacatctCTCAGTgtctgccctccctccccctccccctctgtaaataataaataaatctccacataaactacaggTCTGTGAGAAAAACCGGGGTAATAATGTTACAAACCTCTGTGTGGATATATGAGGTAAATAAACTCCATCTctcctccactcttcccccttgCTGAACATTATCAATAAACCCCCATCTAAGGGGGGTTAATCAATAAACTCTctgtccaccctctctctccccccttccttaagtaccctgcgatgtcgaccatcaggccctggggatttatcagccttcacttccatcagtctacccaacaccatttcttgccgaatgtgaatttccttctgaTCCTCCGTCACCCAAGATCCACTGGCCATTagtacacctgggagattgtttgtgaagacagatccaaagtacttgttcaactcgtctgccatttgctTGTTCACCATaagaaattcacctttttcagtcttcaaaggtccaaatttaactaatttttttctcttcacatacgtatccatgttccccacaaacGCTGGCGGGTCAATGCCAGCATTCCCCACCATCACGGCAGGTACGTCACCGGGCAGGGTGGGGGTACGTCACAGGGTGGGGCGTGGGTACGTCACAGGGCGGGGGTAcatcacggggcagggcgggggtacgtcacgggcCAGGGCGGGgttacgtcacggggcagggcgggggtacgttacggggcagggcgggggtacgtcacggaGCAGGGTGGGGGTAAATCACGGGccagggcgggggtacgtcacggggcagggcgggggtacgtcactGGGCAGGGCGGGGGTAAATCACGGtgcagggcgggggtacgtcacggggcagggcgggggtacgtcacggtgcagggcgggggtacgtaatggggcagggtgggggtaaatcacggggcagggcgggggtacgtaATGGGGAAGGGGCACCCCCTTCTTCCTCACCCACTTCTCCCCGAACCCCCtcttccatccccctctcccctcaatcACCTCTCGTCTCCCCTTCCCCACTTGCCTCCTCGCCACCTCTccactccttcctctcccctccccttcacccactcctctccattccccttcaccccctgccctcctcccccccccccccaccccctcaagcactagtaatgttcacttgttagtaatgtcctgtttgccagcttgttgaccttctgtgttcccctcctgcagggttaaggagccattgctgtggacggagaaacggggacgtgagcggccattgaggacaGCCAGGGTGCAGGTGAGCCCCCTTCTGTTCGGAGTGCGGGCTGAGCTTAGAGGGGCTGATCTTcgttggaggaccacatgacggggcacaacaatgggaagcgttatgagtgtgacgtgtgtggcaaggcctggcagagcccgagcaagctggagatccaccggcgggttcacacgggcgagaagccctatggctgctccacctgtggcaagagctttgcccggttGTCGGGGCTGTGGGAACACCAGCGGgtacacagcagtgagcggccattCACTTGCTTCGACTGCGGAAAAGGTTTCAAGTCGTCGCCGGAACTGAaagtgcacaggcgcctgcacaccggggagcagcCCTACACCTGTgcacagtgcggcaagggcttcaccagctccagcagcctgctgaagcaccagcactcccacaccggcgagcgcccctacacctgtgtccTGTGctacaagggcttcacccgctctgacagcctgctggagcaccagcgcacacacaccggcgagcgcccctacacctgtgtccagtgctacaagggcttcacccgctctgccagcctgctggagcaccagcgcacacacaccggcgagcgcccctacacctgtgccaagtgcggcaagggcttcatcagcaacagcagcctgctgaagcaccagcgctcccacactggcgagcgtcccttcacctgtgcccactgcggcaagggcttcaccagatcCAGCAACCtgttggtgcaccagcgcacccacaccggcgagcgcccctacacctgtgcccagtgcggcaagggcttcacccaatccagcagcctgctggtgcaccagctctcctacaccggcgagcgcccctacacctgtgcccagtgcggcaagggcttcaccagatcCAGCAACCtgttggtgcaccagcgcacccacaccggcgagcgcccctacacctgtgcccagtgcggcaagggctttacccactccagcagcctgctgaagcaccagcgcacccacaccgttgagcgcccctacacctgcac from the Amblyraja radiata isolate CabotCenter1 unplaced genomic scaffold, sAmbRad1.1.pri S31, whole genome shotgun sequence genome contains:
- the LOC116969375 gene encoding zinc finger protein 615-like; the encoded protein is MTGHNNGKRYECDVCGKAWQSPSKLEIHRRVHTGEKPYGCSTCGKSFARLSGLWEHQRVHSSERPFTCFDCGKGFKSSPELKVHRRLHTGEQPYTCAQCGKGFTSSSSLLKHQHSHTGERPYTCVLCYKGFTRSDSLLEHQRTHTGERPYTCVQCYKGFTRSASLLEHQRTHTGERPYTCAKCGKGFISNSSLLKHQRSHTGERPFTCAHCGKGFTRSSNLLVHQRTHTGERPYTCAQCGKGFTQSSSLLVHQLSYTGERPYTCAQCGKGFTRSSNLLVHQRTHTGERPYTCAQCGKGFTHSSSLLKHQRTHTVERPYTCTQCGKGFINSSILLKHQRSHTGERPYTCTQCSKGFTTSSSLLVHQRSHTGQRPYICTQCGKGYTSSSSLINHQRTHTGELPCTCDQCGKGFTVSSSLLEHQRTHTSECPYICAQCGKGFTRSTSLLSHQRVHADDHPVPSPVCGERFAMASHAPSHQHVRTSGQPYDCPYCGETFDSLRGLRQHRRAHAGEQLLPL